CGTCAATCCTATCCTGGGATCGGTCTCTGCCGTGTTCTCAGCGTGCCAAATCGCCGACGTATGATCATTTACGTCGCCTCGATATTAAACCTCAACCATGTGCAGCATTGCCTCACAAATGCCGCTGGCAGTTCGAGACCAACAGCCGTTGAGAAAAGCGTTTCAGCGCACCTCTTTCCGGTGTAAAAGCAGCCACTGCATTGGGGCTAAGGAGTTCACCTTTCTGCTCCAACTTCCCCCTAAAGCGTCCCTTTCAATCTCGAGTAAAAATCAGGGACCACAAATGCGAACAAGCATTCTTCCTGGGCTTGAGTACGGCCGAAACAGACAGGTAACGCATTTCGCATTCTCCTACGGAAACTAATTAAATCACTACAATCCCCCGGAAACCGTTTTTCAAACACATGCTCCACCAAAAGAGCGGTTTCCCGCCAACGACGACACATGAGTCCGCTCTATTCGACCTACATTTTCGACAGAACACGTCTCTTGGGGTTCGCAAATAGAAAACTGTTTCATCGGCTACACCTAACGATGACTGAACCGTTTATCGAACACAAAACGAGCCTGTCAAATAAACTCATGAACGGTCTCTTAAACCGGATACTTGGATTTAATTCGGATTCGCGAGCAATCCTTGTAGATTCGAAACAGAGCCTCACCCCCATCGAAATTTCAAGGGCAATCGCGCGGTGTCGCTATCTAATTCACCAAGAACACCCGGGAAAGCGATTGGCTATCGTTGGAGGGTCATCGGTTGACTTCTTTATCTGGTTGCTTGCTGCCTGGTTTGAAGGAAAATCGGCGATTCCAATCGACAGGAGTTTTCCCGCGGAGCGACGTAGTTTCCTCTTAAAATATGCCGATGCAGGGGAAGTGAGCAACTTACCCGTGCGTGGCGAAGCGAGAAACGCTCCACCGCATGATTGGGACGACACTGACGAAGTAATCGTCCTCTTTACGAGTGGGACAACCGACCAGCCCACAGGATGGTCTATCCATGCCGGCATCCTGTTGGCAGATCAAACGCTGAATCAGATCCCCTTGATGAACGTGTTGCATTGGTCATCGATTTCGCATTCCCAATCCTCCTACCATGTGGTTTCCCTCTCTCACGGCAAACGTGTTACCTGTGTCGCGAACGACGCATGGATGGATAACCAAAAGATGTTGGAAATCATTCGAAAATGGGATGCCGAGCTGGTTTTCTGCACCCCGTCCTACGCAAGTATTATCGCGCAGAATGACGAGCCCTGGCTGAAAGAAGTCAAGACCTACCTCTACGGCGAAGTGGCCAATCTGGATCTCGTCAAAAGCTTGAACGCGACGAATCTCTATGGACAAACCGAAGGTCCAGGTGCCTGGATGGCAATCCAAACTCCGCAAGGAGATTGGACTCCAGAACCCGACTACAAGCTTTCCATCTACGAATGTAATTCAGATCTGGAAGTCAACGACACGGGCGTGATGGGTCACCTCGTTGCGAAATCAGGAAAATGGTTAGCATCGAAACAGATCGACAGCCTTTCGCCCATCGCGTTACCTTTCGATACAGGAGATTTAGCAGCGTGGACGTCCCTCGACCCACCCCGCTTCCAACTGCTGGGGCGTTCAAATCGGACCTGCAAAATCCGAGGATTCCGAGTCGACCTAGCCGAAATCGAAGCCAAGCTGACATCGATCGGAAGCGATGCAGCGACGGTGCTTCTGAAAGATGACAAGCTGGTTGCCTACGTCACACCCGATGAACTCGATGTGGGTCGCCTCCGGACAACACTGGCGAAGTCCTTGCCTCACTACATGATCCCGTCCGTCATACAACCAGTCTCCGCACATCCCTTGATGACCAATGGAAAGGTCGACACTAGTTCGCTCCCCGAAATAAAAATCCAAACCGATTACGTCGCTCCAATCACACAAGCAGAATCAACAATGTGTGATTTATGGCAAGAAATCCTCGACGTCGAGCGAGTCGGCACCCACGATGACTGGCACTCGCTCGGTGGAAACTCACTCACCGCCATGTTACTCGCCCAGCAAACCGGCTACACCATTCCCACCATTCTAACCAACCCAACAGTCAAAAAACTGTTGGCTGTAAAGGCGTCAGCCGAACCGATCAAACACGATCCGAATGGACGGATCCCGTGGATCAGCGACTTTAGTCTCAACAGAAATTCCAGCCAACGCCCCACACTTCACCCCTACGTCATCAGAACAGTCATGCGAATGGCCCGTTGTGGGATCAACCTTTTCAAAGGACTGATCATAACGACGGAGCCATTCGATCTTGAACCCGTTAACCAAACCGAGTTCACCCCACGAGAATGGGTCCGCATTCTACTCGAGACGCATCCCATTCTCACAGCAAGCATGCACCAGAACGCAGACACACTGCAACTTGGCATCTATGGAGTCGATGACGTTATAGTTTCTCCCAAAGAGAAACCACGGCGCATCGTTTACGACCTTATAAAGAACATCTATTCTGGGCCACTTTTCAAGATTCGAATCGACAAAACGACCGCAGGAAAGCCACAGGCAATTTTCTGGCTTCACCACCACATTGGCGACCAACAGTCGATTGGTATCCTGCAACGTGACCTACGGCGCATCGTCTCCCATGAACCGCTGAAACGCACCCCCACTGCCATTTATCGTCGGTTGAAGAACATCGCTTCACCAATGTTGGATGATGCAAAAACGCCATTGCTTTCCGTCCGTCGTCGTATCATTGATCCGGTCGTTATGAGAAAAATATATCCGACCCGTGATCGTCAGGGACGAACTCAACTTGAGGTCTTAGCGGACCTTCTGCGAGAATTAACCAACGCGACGAGTGGTGATTTTTACCTCACCGTCGATCTTCGATTTCTATCAGGACATCCTGAAGCTGCTAACGCGGTCGGTTTTTTGGCAGCCGGCATCGTGCGAGCATCACTCAGTCCGTCAGGCATCAGCTATAAACTATTCTGCGTGACACCAAAACAAACAAGTCTGCACCGATTTATTCTCGTCAACTTACGGCTAACGCAAACCGATCCTCCGCTCGTTCACCGCAAGTCAAGAACAATTTCATTCCTTCCTGGCCATCTCGACATCGAAATGGGGCCGAGTCGATTCAACGCGACTTGGTCCGAATGACCCCGTCGCTAGTTGGGTTCACGAACGACCAAAACTCTTAAGATCGATCCACTCCAATCCAGCGGTCGTGCCCCAATACGCCCTTCTCAGGCCAAACCTGTGAGATGCCTGAAATTTCTTGACTCGCAAAGCAAGAAATTCCTCGAGAGAATATTTCTTGATTAAGGTTTCAGAATTCGACAGGCGTCCCTCCGTTTTACTGCGTTCGTCGTCCGGCAGCCTCTTTCGCCATTCGGCTGCTCGCTCTCCCTCATCATTCGGCTACGATGCGAACGAGGAACTTCCGGTTGCCAATCGATTTCCTTTCCGATGACCGATCCTGCAGTTGATCGAACGGCTCCGACCCAGGCCCTCGATTGAAGATTCAACGACTTAAATCGGCTTTCAGCCGCAAAACGACCGCATCCACGTAGTCGAATCCAACCAACAGGCTGACTGACATTCTTGCCAACCACGCTTTCGCTGTCAGTGCGTGAATCCGCTTCTGTTAACAGTCCTTCACAATCCTGTTAAGATTTTTCAACGAACCGAGGCAGCAATGAAAACAATCCGAAGCAGAATCACGGCAGACAGTTTCGCTCTGGGAGTGATTTACGTATCCCCCAGGGAAGCATCACGCCAAACGGGTTTATCGGTTTAGATTGGCCAATTCCCGGGTGATCCGTGGCTTTAGGATTGCATCCTTAAACGTCCCAGCTAGACTAATCGTTGGACCTCATTCAACCGCCGTATTCATTCCATAACGGTGCATCTCATCAGCATGGTTCCGTTCTGAGCTTTAATCGCCTGCCCGTCAACGGCGGAAAAACCAACAGTACTCACGATTTAGAGAGTCAGTGGAAGATCGATGTACACTCGGCAAATTCTTATGGTGGCTCTCGCAACAGTCATATTTTGCAGCCCTGGTGCGGCAGATATTTTCCACCAAACCAGCAATCAATTGATTCCCGGCACGCTTGGCATCAAGCCAACCCGAGGCGTCGATTTACATGGATTTGATTTGGCATCGGCCGGGCTCCGACTTCGGAACCTGACCAACGCGAAACTATCAAATGCCAATTTGACGGAAGCGACCTTATATCAATCGATTTTGAACGGGGCCGATTTGACAGGCGCGAACGTCTCTCGGGCAAACCTTGGCTCAACACGAGGTTTCACAAGCGATCAACTCTATTCCACCGCCAGCTACCGATCAGGTGACCTACGCGGCATCAAACTGCGCAAAAACGATCTGACGGGTTGGGACCTTAGCTACCAGAATTTAACCGGTGGCAACGTCGAGTCATCGGAATTGGTGAACACAAATTTCCGAGACGCCGATTTGACGAAAATGTCGTTCCAATTCGCCACGTTACGCGGCGCGAATCTGACGAATGCAATCGTTGGTTACACTGACTTTCGCGCCACCACTTCCCTTGGCATGACCAAAGAACAGTTGTACTCGACGGCCAGTTATCGAAACCATGACCTGAGTGGCATTCGACTTTGGGAAAACGATCTTAGCAACTGGAACTTTTCCGGGCAAAACCTACACGACGCGAAGTTTCATCGTGCCACGCTCACGAATGCCAGTTTTGATCAGGCGGACGTCGTTGGGGCCCACCTCGTCGACGTAACGTCAAGTGGATTCACCAAAGAGCAGCTCTATTCGACAGCCAGTTTCCAGTCCCAAACATTGCGTGGCACTCAACTGAGCCAAAATGATCTGCGAGGCTGGAATTTTCGTGGTCAAGACCTGACGAACGCCGATCTTTTCCGATCCGATGTGAAGAACGCTGATTTCACCGATGCGATCATCCAACACACAACGCTTGGTGCCGGAACA
This DNA window, taken from Pirellulaceae bacterium, encodes the following:
- a CDS encoding non-ribosomal peptide synthetase, which encodes MAIVGGSSVDFFIWLLAAWFEGKSAIPIDRSFPAERRSFLLKYADAGEVSNLPVRGEARNAPPHDWDDTDEVIVLFTSGTTDQPTGWSIHAGILLADQTLNQIPLMNVLHWSSISHSQSSYHVVSLSHGKRVTCVANDAWMDNQKMLEIIRKWDAELVFCTPSYASIIAQNDEPWLKEVKTYLYGEVANLDLVKSLNATNLYGQTEGPGAWMAIQTPQGDWTPEPDYKLSIYECNSDLEVNDTGVMGHLVAKSGKWLASKQIDSLSPIALPFDTGDLAAWTSLDPPRFQLLGRSNRTCKIRGFRVDLAEIEAKLTSIGSDAATVLLKDDKLVAYVTPDELDVGRLRTTLAKSLPHYMIPSVIQPVSAHPLMTNGKVDTSSLPEIKIQTDYVAPITQAESTMCDLWQEILDVERVGTHDDWHSLGGNSLTAMLLAQQTGYTIPTILTNPTVKKLLAVKASAEPIKHDPNGRIPWISDFSLNRNSSQRPTLHPYVIRTVMRMARCGINLFKGLIITTEPFDLEPVNQTEFTPREWVRILLETHPILTASMHQNADTLQLGIYGVDDVIVSPKEKPRRIVYDLIKNIYSGPLFKIRIDKTTAGKPQAIFWLHHHIGDQQSIGILQRDLRRIVSHEPLKRTPTAIYRRLKNIASPMLDDAKTPLLSVRRRIIDPVVMRKIYPTRDRQGRTQLEVLADLLRELTNATSGDFYLTVDLRFLSGHPEAANAVGFLAAGIVRASLSPSGISYKLFCVTPKQTSLHRFILVNLRLTQTDPPLVHRKSRTISFLPGHLDIEMGPSRFNATWSE